The sequence TCAGAGCCGTTCTCCTCATACCTGACAGGGCTTGCGGTCCTGCGACTGGTCTCGGAACAGAAGGACCGGGATGCACGAGGGTGGTGGGACGGCGGCGGTTTCCATCTCGAATCGAGCCTTGATGAGGAGGGTCTCCTGAACTTCTTCCTGAACGAGTATGTCCCCACCCCCATCGTATCGCCATGGAACGGTGGCAGCGGGTTTTACGGGGGTGATAACACCGAGGGTATAGACGCGATTATGCAGAGCGATTCAGAACGCTTTGCTCTGTATCGGGAGACCATCAGGAAGGTCAAATCATTCCCGGAGATGCCGGAGACGCAGTTGCCTCTCGGAAGGATGCTGGAGTTGCTGGAGAGCGAATTCACGGGGAGATCTGGACAAAAAATGCTCGATCTTGTGAACGAAACCCGTGAACTGGTCAATCGTGCAGCCCCTCTTCTCACCCCAAAAAGTCCACTGGGCTTGACCATCGAAGACCTGGAGGCAGAGGCGAAACTGCCGAAAAATGCGTCTCAGGCAGAGAAAGAGCGGGCCACGGCGATAAAAAATCTGATCAAATCTGCCAAGAAGATCAGGAGCGCTATCAAGCAAAGAATGCGGAGTTCTGGGAAAACTCAGGTCATTCTGGCCTGCCGGGACAGGCTTGATGCACGTGTGGTGGAGTGGATTGACGCTGTAGCAGCGATCAACCACACCGGCGAAGCAGAGTTTCCGGCCATCCTGGGGACTGGCGGAAACGAGGGACGTCTTGAGTATTCCAACACCTTCATGAAGAACCTCTCCTCGCTCCTCCTCTCGGATGATCAGAGCGCGTCCTGTAGCCTGCTCAGAAACACTCTCTTCGGCGACCCGACCAGTCATCTCCAAGTAGCCAGCGTGGGCCAGTATGACCCCGGACGTGCAGGAGGCTTCAATCAGGGCCATGGTATCGAGAACAAGGACTTCCCGGTAAATCCATGGAGTTTTGTACTCACGATGGAGGGGACGATCTCGTGGGCAAGTTCAGTCGCACGTCGTCAGAGATCCACCGGTCCGGGATTCCTCAGGAGTCCGTTTACCGTCAGGCCGACGCCGGTTGGGTACGCATCATCCTGTGACAAAGACGAGAATGATGCAAGAGCTGAGATATGGGCACCGTTGTGGGGTTGCCCCGTAGGATACCACGAGCTCAGATCATTCCTGAGCGAAGGGCGAGCTGATGTGGGGCGGAAACCTGCATCAACTGGCATTGAGTTTGCAGAAGCCGCATCATCCCTTGGGGTGGATCGTGGTGTCACAGAGTTTGTCCGATACAG is a genomic window of Methanoculleus bourgensis MS2 containing:
- the cas8g1 gene encoding type I-G CRISPR-associated protein Cas8g1/Csx17 translates to MTRIALSGCTSEPFSSYLTGLAVLRLVSEQKDRDARGWWDGGGFHLESSLDEEGLLNFFLNEYVPTPIVSPWNGGSGFYGGDNTEGIDAIMQSDSERFALYRETIRKVKSFPEMPETQLPLGRMLELLESEFTGRSGQKMLDLVNETRELVNRAAPLLTPKSPLGLTIEDLEAEAKLPKNASQAEKERATAIKNLIKSAKKIRSAIKQRMRSSGKTQVILACRDRLDARVVEWIDAVAAINHTGEAEFPAILGTGGNEGRLEYSNTFMKNLSSLLLSDDQSASCSLLRNTLFGDPTSHLQVASVGQYDPGRAGGFNQGHGIENKDFPVNPWSFVLTMEGTISWASSVARRQRSTGPGFLRSPFTVRPTPVGYASSCDKDENDARAEIWAPLWGCPVGYHELRSFLSEGRADVGRKPASTGIEFAEAASSLGVDRGVTEFVRYSLLKRRGDSYVALPAGRFPVSARTESDLIRELNQLLGSVDNFLRKFKGDGPPASFSSARREIDEAIYTLLIHGGATHVKYLVAAIGRLERLMAQRGPERDPKLARPVSGLSPRWIVAADDGSIEVRIAAALASIGATGDVGPIRANLAPVDPAKPWRWDIGRGQVAWHGNSLTSRLTSVLSRRMMDAQRTGAERNPLWGAISLSPEDACALIDGRVDESLIEDLLFGFTWIRWSDTEPLRTVRRDLMVQKGWIRPTTERLVPRSFALLKLLFLPGEIKMNGDAMTIRPEPSIVPRLKGGHVQDACKVAGRRLSSAGLIPITSDFPDGGDGVRIAAALLLPIQREQEIMRLVLRPQQKKA